Sequence from the Hamadaea flava genome:
GCGCGGGCCTGTGGGGCCTGGCGTCGGCGCTGGCGATCAACTCGGTCACCAAGCGGCGGCGCATCGGCGCGGACGCGGCGATCGGCGTCATCACGACAGCCTCGTTCGCGCTGGGCGTGGCGTTGCTGAAGTTCTACGGCGCCAAGGGGCCGAGCTTCGACGCCGCGCTGTTCGGCAGCGTACTGGGGATCACCTACACCGACATGTGGATCCTCGCCGGGGTCTTCCTGTTCGCCGGGCTCGTCGTCTTCCTCAACTACCGGTCGCTGCTGTTCGCGACGTTCGACCCGGACGTGGCCGACGTGAGCGGCGTACGCGTGGCGCGGGTGGATGCGCTGCTCATGCTGGTGCTGTCGATGTCCATCCTGGCCACCTTGACCGTCATCGGCGTCACCCTCGTCGCGGCCACGCTCGTAGTGCCCGCAGTCGTCGCCCGGATGCTGACCAACCGGTTCTCCCGCATGCTCGTGCTCTCCACGATCATCGGCGCGACCTGCGGCTTCGTCGGCATGTACCTGAGCTACCACCTCGACGTGCCGTCCGGAACGACCATCGTGCTGACCGGCGCGGCGGTGTTCGGCGCGGTCATGCTGATCACCGGCGGGCGCCGGCTCCAGCGGGCCGGGCAGCTCGACACCCACACGGCCTGAGGGCGCCTGCTCGGTCGCCCGATCGCCCTGCCGCCCGGCTCCGACGCCGGCCCGGTCGCCCTGCCGATTGGCGGCGGGCTCTCGACGGGTACGGCCCCGCGCTACGGCCTGGACGGCGTGGGGCAGCCGTAGCGGCTGGCGGCTGGCGGCTGGCGGCTGGCGGCTGGCGGCTGGCGGCTGGCGGCTGGCGGCTGGCGGCTGGCGGCTGGCGGCGGATGATCTCCGGACGGCCGAGCACCTATCTGGTTCAAGATCAGGTATCTGGGCTTCCGGAGATCCCTCCTGGAGCCACGGAACAGGGCGGCCGAGATCGCGCGGTCAGCCGCACCACCCGGAAAGGTCGCCCGGGCAGCCGCAGAACAGAGGCGGCCGAGGTCGCGCGGCCGGCCGCAGCACCCGGAAAGGTCGCGCGGGGCACCCGGAAAGGTCGCGCGGGGCACCCGGAAAGGTCGCGCGGGGCGCCGCAGCACCCGGAAAGGCCGCGCGGGCGGCGCTCCGAAAGAACGCGCGGAAACATGCTGGCGTGGCCCGGCAGAATGGGCGCATGGGTGTGGCGAAGGGCTTCGAGCCGGTCGAGGCGGCGTACCGGGATCTGCTGAGCAGTGGGGCCGAGTCCGGCTCGGGTCTCGCTGTGATCTACGACGGCCACGTGGTCGTCGACCTCGTCGGCGGAGTGGTCACTCGGGACACTCTGGTGAACACGTATTCCGTGAGCAAGCCGTTCGCCGCGTACTGCCTGCTCCTGCTCGTCGACCGGGGGCGGG
This genomic interval carries:
- a CDS encoding metal ABC transporter permease, producing the protein MDVLLDPFTYPFFVKGLIVATMAGGLCGLIGVFITLRGMSYIGHGLSHAIFGGFAASSIIAVNYYLGAGLWGLASALAINSVTKRRRIGADAAIGVITTASFALGVALLKFYGAKGPSFDAALFGSVLGITYTDMWILAGVFLFAGLVVFLNYRSLLFATFDPDVADVSGVRVARVDALLMLVLSMSILATLTVIGVTLVAATLVVPAVVARMLTNRFSRMLVLSTIIGATCGFVGMYLSYHLDVPSGTTIVLTGAAVFGAVMLITGGRRLQRAGQLDTHTA